The genomic segment TTATAGATGCATTGGGTTGTTTGTATGCTCTATTATGTGTATGTCTAAAACTTTACAGTAAAAATCTCCCTATAGgagaaaatactgatttttttttctattatttactaAAAAGAGTCCAGATGCTTTTTCTAAATTTCAGAAATCCATATAAAACATATGGTTTTCCAGCTTTCCATTCTCAAAATTGTTATAAATTCAGTCTCTTTGGTACTTCTTTCTCATAATTCAAAGAGATGGTAACATGTTTTCTGGACCTATGAACTTTAACAGGCTTTGTTCACACCTgcagatatatttagatacagtATCAAGAAGCAGTCCAAGGTGGAAATTCTTTGAATGTCACCAGTGTGCACTTTGAGTGGGGAATGAGGGGAGGTTCCAGGAGGAGGGAAGGGTTTGATTGCCAATAAGAAAATAAGGACTAGAAAGAAGGAGTCTCAAAATTTTCAGCACAGTGCTGATGAAGATAAGACTACCAGTCATTTATAATCACTACAGAGAtcagtgattttcttttattaatacataatattttacatatttatggagccCAAGTGTCTGTTACATGcttagaatgtgtaatgatcaagccAGGATATTTGGGGTATCTATCACTTGgagcatttatttattacatgtatTAGCATCACTTCAAGTACTCTCTTCTAGGTATGTTGAAATATACTTAATATTGCTGCCAACTATAGTCACCCTCGTCTGCTATCAAATGTTAGAACTTATTCTAACTGTATATTTACACCCATAACCAAGTTCTCTTCCCCTTCATCTGCCCTTCCCAGTCTCTCATATCTACTACTCTAGTCTCTGTGTCCATTAGATCAAGTTTTTTAGCTCCCTCATACGAATAAGAATGTGCAGTCTtcgtctttctgtgtctggcttatttttcttaacataaCCACCTTCAtttgcattcatgttgctgcagatgacatgatttcactcttttttatttctccaagatggagttttgctctgtcacccaggctggagtacagcggcatgatctcggctcactgcaacctctgcctcccacattcaagcaattctccttcctcaatctcctgagtagctggaattatagggacccaccaccacactggctaattttttgtatttttttttttaagtaaagatggggtttcaccatgttggccaggctgctcttgcactcctgacctcataatccacccaccttggcctcccaaagtgctgggattacaggcataagccaccacacccagccttgatttcattctttttatggtcaaacaatatttcattgtgtacatgtaccacattttcacattttctttacccattcattcattgatggacattcaggttgatttcatgtttttactattttgaataggTCTACAGTAAATATGCAACTGCAGccatccctttgatatactgatttctttctgctagatacctagtaatgagattgctgactagtatggtagttctatgtttagatttttgagaaatctctatgcAGTTATTCATAACGATTACACTAATTTACTTTTGTGCCAACAATGTagaagagttctcttttctctgcatattgcctgcattttattttttgtctttttaataataggatTCCAACTGGGGTGAGAcaatatctcattgtaattttaatttgcatttccctgatgattagtgatgctgagcattttttcatgtacctcTTGGTCATTTGTCATGTCTgctctctctttatttatttatttttttgtgtgacaggatctcactctgttgctcaggctggagtacagtggcaccatcatggcccactgcagcctcaacctctgaggctcaagcagtcctcctgcctcagcctcccaagtagctggaactacaggcattcaccattacacacagctaacttttttgtttaacttttggtagagacagggtccatctatttgcccaggctggtcttgaactcctgggcttaagccatccttctgcctcagattccaaaagttctggaattacaggcataagccaccaccgtTTCTGgccttgtttgtcttcttttgagaaatgtctattcatatccctTGCCTGTTTTTAATGGGATTATCTGCCTTGTTAGAGAtcagtgttttttaaatcagATCGCTTGGTTTAACACCAGAGTGTTGTCCCCCAGCTGTGTTGATTATATTTATCACCGCAAATCAATGTCactttatataacatttaaatacATCATTCCAGAAAACTTAGGaaaatacatagtttttattGAGTTTATTATAAGAAGAGCCCTATTGGTCCTTGTGCAAAGCATTAATGTTTCTGCAAGGAGAGTATGGGGGCAAGGGAGGAAGTTAGAGGCTTTTCCTTTATAGATTCAGTAAGAATAAATTGATGACTTTAATAAGCTGATTTTGACTGAAATGAAAGAAGCCCCTTACTGGACTGACTCAAACAAAAAGTGGAGTTTAGAGGAAGGGACATTACAGTATCTCAGAGTAGGGCCAAAGAACAAAGGAAGCCAGGACGCTGCTGGGCCCAGGCCTTTTAGAACCTGGGATGTGAAATCATCAGGTTAGTCTCCCACCACCAGAGCCTCTCACAAAATGCtgacttttttctcccttgaTATCACCCTTCTCCACATGATGGAAATCATAGATGCTGTCTGTACCAAGATTTGCAACTTACAAACTCACCCCACCCTGAAGGAACGTTGTCTGTCTTGAAGGAATGAATCAGCAGCCTGTAACAATATTGTTCAGAAATGTTGTTACCTCTGAGAGAACTCTTTTGACTCCAAGGATTTCAGTGTAGGAACTCATGTTCTCCAAGTAATGAtcattttctctcccattttcaATAGCTGGCTTTATTACTAGCTTATAAATCAGTGTCATGCTAGTAAAAGTTGGTAgatctgtttaaaaatatgtagtagTCATTGCTGAGGTTTATTTACTTAATCTTCATTAATTTGTAACATTAAGGAGGTATAAcctgtaggctgggcacagtggctcataccagtaaacccagcactttgggagccccaggtgggtggatcacttgaggtcaggagttcgagaccagcctggccaacatggcaaaaccctatttctacaaaaatgtggaaattagcctcatatggtggcatgtgcctgtaatcccagctactgaggaggctgaggcaagagaatttcttgaatctgggaggcgaggttgcagtgagccaagatcacgggactgcactccagcctgggcaagagtgagaaagatctgtctcaagacaaaacaaaacaaaatttttgctATATCCAATAACAGtgcttgaaaaatgaaattatttcttttttgagagagacagggtttgaaGTCAATCTGAATTTACTGATATTTTGTAGTAATTAGGTCTTCTAGAAGTCCTTGGATGGCAGCTATGATGTCATGCATTTTGAAGTGAGAGGTGTTAATGACTTCctggaaaaaagggaaaatttatgCTTATAAATCTGATTGAGAATTGTTGCACAAAATTGACTAGTAATACAAAAAGTCTTTATTATCTGAGTCCTGAAAAAAGACTGAAGTCAATCTTCTTAATAttctcaagtaaaaaaaaaaaaaagtgcaatatAATGCACATGCAGTACTAAATTTATATATAGGtgaaatacatacaaatacatatagaATATCTCTGGAAGAATCCTCAAGGAATTGGTAACAGGGGTCATTTTGAGGGAGAATGAATAAATGGGGAGTATCAGGAAACAGTTGCACTatgtagcattttaaatattGGACCCCATGCATTTATTAGCTGATTTAAAAAGTCTGAAGCACaagaaaaatcccaaaatatgCATATAGCACATgaatgattataaatatttatgaaaaataaggtTTAAAGAAAGAGAACTTTTTCATTgaagaatgataaaaatgttgTTTGAAATGTCATCTTAAACACAGACtaattaaaattagtttaattttatattagCTATAACAAAGGTTAGATGATCATTGCAACTGAGCACAACTCCTTCAACTGAACAAAGACCAAATCAAGTAATTTTTCAAACATAATTGGATAAAACCTCCAGTCTAATTTATGGTTAACTTTAGTGGCAAAACCGTAAACAGGATGCTTTTTGCATGCTGTTTCAATTTTTCCAAAGGATTTCCTTAGTCTTTGACACTTAAATAATTCtcttagaaagaaatatttaattttcactttgCTATTGATTTGGAAGGTCATCCACAAACCTGTGCTCCCTAATgcaatttcttaaaaaggaaTGTCTTCACTTGCTGAGGGAGAACACTTACCGCGGCTAATCTGCCCACACTAAGACCCCGCAGGTTCAGGAAAGAGTGGATCTTGCCGCTAATCCCGGAGGTTACTCCCTTATTACTGAGGAAAACAATCTTCAGGCAATGCTACTCCAGAAGCAGGAGAGGAGGCCTTAGAACTGAGATGTTGCTTAAGTAACATGTCTCAGAATGGGACGAATACCTGATACCTGTGAATGTGAATTTGTCACATTTTCACCTGGATGCAAATCTGAAAGTTGAAGTTTAAGATCATTGGTGCCCTTAAAGCAAACTATACCTGGGTGACTGTGGCAGGGATGCCCAGGAGCCCCAGGCAGATGTTAGGGTGGTTTAATGACGGGGATGAGGAGGAAGTGAGGCGAGCCCCAGTTGGTTTCTTGCGTactgaaaagaaaactggaagaaaaagggCCTGCCTATTTTGAGGTTGGAAATCTTAATGCAGAAAACACAGAGTCAAATGTCAGCAAACGCTCCTCAGACCAATTCAGAAAAGCTGGAACTGCTTAAATTAAAACCCTCACAGCTGAATTAGACAAGATTGTGAATGTTGATTGGATACTTGATTATATTAACgagttattcatttttatgtatgataATGGCATCATAATTACATTTTCCtaaatacatttcatttaaaGATAGTCACAAGAATTTCTGAATGAAGTGATATGATGTGTAAGATTTGATCTTAAATAATCTGGGGGCAGGGAGCTGgctattgttactattattgaAGCTGATAGGTACATATGAATTCATTACATTAGTCTctgtttttgtatgttgaaaattttccattaaaaaaatacaaccgaggcacattttatttctactctTTCGTTTACTGAAGCTGGTCatagaaaggaaggagaaggaagccaAGGAAAAACTGTAGACACTTGGAAGACACTCACCAAAGTTCTAATGGCCAGAGCTGAGGACAAcgcaaaataaaaagcatttttaaggcTGCCCAACAGGCCTTCGAGAATCTTGGTACAATACAACAGGAGTTAGGAATAAGTTCAAAGGTAAGcagaatacaaaaaatataacagTGGCTTAAAATGGAAAGGCTTATTCcttattttaagttttgtttttaactgacaaataataaatgtatatatttgtaggGTACTGTGTGATGTTCTGGTACATGTATGCACTGcggaatgatcaaatcaggctaatatattcatcatctcaaatatttagcatttattttcgCTGAGATACAGgatacttttttaacttttaattaagttcaggggtacatgcacaggtttgttatacaTAAAGCAGCCTTATGAGGTTTCTTTATCGCATTAATGCAGATGGAGGTAAGCATCCCAGGGCTGTCAGAGTGGCTCTGTATGTAGCCCTCAGGGATCCTTGTAGCCTTCGGTGGTGCAGGCTCATTCCAGTTCACTGTTCTCCCAGGCTGCTTTCTCCGCTGCttgattttgtcaggtttgtcaaagataaaacAGTTGTGGCTGTGTGGtcttgtttctgggttctctcatctgttccatcggtctatgtgtctgtctttgtaccggtaccatgctgttttggtacgGATACAAAGTgtactactgtagccttgtagtgtagcaTGAAGTTGGGTattgtgatgtctccagctttgttctttttgtttaggattgcctgGACTACTCAGGTTCACCACTTCACAAGCTTCTAGGACGGGCTGATTTTCTCAGGGGACAAATGGTCAGGACAGTACCACTCTCCCCTTCTCTCGGCAGCTCAAGATAGAAGAATGGACGCAAAGGCTCCGAAGAGGAGACAGAGTCATGCGTATAGATGTGGGCATTATTTTGCACATCAAAAAACTGGATTTCTTCCAAGTCAACATCCAGGAAAATTCCCACACAGTGAAGGCCAGGGCTTACAGGAATTCTCTCCAGGTTGGCATTAGCATGGATTGCGCCTGCCTCCTTGCTAATAATCCAGAAGCCATGCTCAGGGGATAAATCACTGCTCTTTCTGTCAGCCAACTCCTTGCAGATGCCAAGGGACCACGACTTCACATCTCCCACTTTAACTTCCCAGTAATGTTGGCCGGAGAGGAAGCAGGGAGTACCCAGGACACAGGTCAGCCTGGAATCTTTTGTCAGGTCGTGGTGGATCGTCCCACACTGAGCACTTCTCAGATCATTGGAGAAGACAAGGTGGGAGCTGGCAGTGGCTGCATCCAGGGTCACATCCTCCCAGTAATGCTGGAGCTCCTTCCCCACACGCAGAGTTTTCTCAAATATGGAATCATGCTGCTTGGTGATAAGTGATATGGTTCTCACTTGCCATTCTTCCAAAAAAGGTGCCTCCACTATTACTCGACACAAGGGGCACATCACTTTCAAATCATCCGTTTCTAGCATCCAATTCTCAATGCAGTCAAAGCAGAAAAGGTGTGCACAAGAGAGAGAAACGGGAGCATAGAAAAAATCCAGACAAATTGGACAGGTCAACTCTGCTTGCAGTTTTTGGGCCATGGTCCTTGAGGGCTAACTCCTTAGCCGTGAAGTAAACTGGAATGATCTTTTATTGGCTTCTGGAAGCACTTGGGAGCCCTCAGTATACAATCCACTCTTCAATAGTCTAAAttcaaaatcaaataatataaattaataaataagttataggcataaataataaattatattatttaataaattaattaactatgcagccataaaaaacaatgagtttgtgtcctttgtagggacatgggtgaacctgaaaaccatcattctcagcaaactgacacaagaagagaaaatcaaacaccacatgttctcactcataggcgtgtgttgaacaatgagcacacatggacacagggagggagcatcacacactgggatctgaagtggggtactaggggagggacaacagggggtggggagttggggagggacaacatggggagaaatgccagatataggtgaaggggaggaaggcagcaaaccacattgccatgtgtgtacctatgcaacaatcttgcatgttcttcacacatacaccaaaacttaaaatgcaataaaatatatatttttttaaaaaaagaaaaaaattaatgaataacaaaaattaaacaaaagttcTGTAGTTTATGTATAAAAGTGACACTAAATTGCTGGAGAATCATGGTAATACAAGTTCATGCAAAGAGTGACTTAAGGttcatacataaaaatgtaaaatgcagtgTTAGACTTGAAGGTGAAGAAAGTCCCAGGACACAGGACAAAACCAGCTCTTCTTCCTCTAAAATACAATAGTTAAAGGCATTAGGGAAAAGAAACAGTTTGTAGCCAAACGCAGAATAGGACATTGGAAACAGCTTAAACAGAAGGCACAAGTTACCTTGACTTGGAGACTGCCAGGAAGTCTTGAAGATCGGAAGCCTGCAGCCACTACAGACATCTGCTCCTTTCTGAGTTGCAGCACAGAGAAGCAGGACTATTTATACTGCCTGGAAAACATTCTCCAACCAATCAGAGTCAGAGGCTCCGCCCTAAAGGTTGTAACACCCTATTCTGAGTAAACTCATCAACCCAACCTTCCGTTTATGATGATGAcattaaagtacaattaaaattttatagcaaaaaaagaaaaaaatcaaactttcttAATAGCTCTCTGAATTAGAGTGAATCTACTGCCATCTGGTCTTGTCTCTAATTTCAGAACTCAACTTGAAAACGCAAAATGTGTTGGAGATCAAACACAAAAATGCACTGTTGAAACCTGATCACCTCGTGGCTAATATAATCACTGGTGTTCCTATTTCTAATTTAATCATGAATGGGCAGCATCTACAACAGCTTTCATGTCCTTTGACTCAACAATTCCACTCTTGGGGGTACTTACTTGACAGGATAAGAAAGATGGCAGCCAGGCAAGGCTATTGTcctgtaatttttaataataccATCTTTTGTTCTCAGAAGTGTTATTGggtaaacaataaattttatggTGTCTGTACCCAGAGCCGAAGGAGCAGTTAAAGTCATAACAGAGGAGAGCTAAGACACGAACGTCTAAAAACGGATTTGGAGAGTGAATTAAGTCCTATTGCAGAGAGGAAAGCTGGAACAAACCTCTTCCCCAAGATACACCGCATTCTGAATAACTTCTCCTTTCTCAGGCTTCCTGTTGTTTTGCAAGACCGAACATGCaagttttacttcatttttaccTGGTGCTATCTCCATTTCTGTGAATGGAGCAGGACCAggtctcaaacatttttttcattttcccccgagatgcagtcttgctgtatcacccaggctggagtgccgtggcacgacctcggctcactgcaatctccacctcctgggttcaagcaattctcctacctcagcctcccaagtagttgagattacaggaggccgaggcgggcagatcacctaaggtcaggagctcagacttttaaaactttaatctcAAGACCctttaaactctttttaaaaattattcagcaaagatatcctttcttccattttatttttattttaatctcaagAATCCTTATACTCTCTTTTTTAATgatccaaaaatattaatttatttttattccattttattttgaaatgatttcagacagaaaattcgTACAAATAGTACAAAGAGATACATTCCTTACCCAGAttggccatttattttttaattgtctgaTGTGTGTATACACCGTGAAATGATGAAATCTAGCCAATTAACAGA from the Saimiri boliviensis isolate mSaiBol1 chromosome 4, mSaiBol1.pri, whole genome shotgun sequence genome contains:
- the LOC141584130 gene encoding ret finger protein-like 4B — protein: MAQKLQAELTCPICLDFFYAPVSLSCAHLFCFDCIENWMLETDDLKVMCPLCRVIVEAPFLEEWQVRTISLITKQHDSIFEKTLRVGKELQHYWEDVTLDAATASSHLVFSNDLRSAQCGTIHHDLTKDSRLTCVLGTPCFLSGQHYWEVKVGDVKSWSLGICKELADRKSSDLSPEHGFWIISKEAGAIHANANLERIPVSPGLHCVGIFLDVDLEEIQFFDVQNNAHIYTHDSVSSSEPLRPFFYLELPREGESGTVLTICPLRKSARPRSL